The proteins below come from a single Aegilops tauschii subsp. strangulata cultivar AL8/78 chromosome 6, Aet v6.0, whole genome shotgun sequence genomic window:
- the LOC141026243 gene encoding uncharacterized protein produces MTDSGAAEEPVLSDHAMEVVTALASAPVPEVMSDVSAEMMDMAESDRASKWARRKEKMLCYRCGDKGHFIAECVARLCDTCGKLAHESGDCLLLRDQAPSLKMYGVYCAELTFFESPTEHEVPDESPSMTTGIVKVTRGEVSEAQIVQRLRELAPGDFQWDLVGLADKMFRVECPSVEDLQRLLSFGMCKVPGTEGILEFQEWKIVEPQGIPLTQAWLRFSGAPSSPLQDARVVASLGILLGKPERVDMAFTRAHGIARVLVSILNVEYVPEVVKWAYRGRIYNLVIEFEDESLLSAPAHGSDVDMHEGDGDVGVQEPPVEDSGRQLSMGPGSETATTGDGATQPSSVPSKSLRFGSFEPFSAPPRLWSDRVESEEAFELALPALDFMDALDPGSGDLGASSLMVRGAEEVSRQVATPSSGQHVVPPLEMPQPTGPRVQGGAIGQAVSGTFCVEDGDAGQVAPVSSSTLGGGLGQEDSDTSCPVAISSRTVSTSPSGVGSGQVASGLSPMVAASPVQVGEPGREVLAMSPPPSVMPSSGGARQASLSPSGATVGRSMQVARTAGSGAAGGRTPSVISREEVIAFGGIQDPMSVGRRVSDRLQAHPDVDDIQQRCAMRAAKLRDVEVTTGMSVNISNSILHFSNDEILDNANQLGVSLGSNETEITNSINDLLDLEAERALEMIRNIAAVKPMCDSEVDALGVRVLDNFCADLLPSSSEAGVEDGSTEIGLASPSDTGHEDQLQSQAIPKCKWKRKLPYLVGGDFNIIRRREDKNNDNFDGRWSFMFNTIIESLNLREIELSGRKFTWANALPNPTYEKLDRVLASVDWEQKFPLVTVQALSRGISDQTPLFVDSGQPSHVGNRNVFSFEMAWFEREGFLDLVAREWDKDSGGKTALQRWQNKIRHLRSVLRGWAKHLSGIYKVEKERLLSLIQSLDVKAETTLLPVAELQAKLDAELRLKELLREEELKWALRAKVRRVVQGDANTEFFHMIANGKHRKKRIFQLEQDDGTIVGQENLKLYITEFYKQLFGPPDNNCVSLDESRVEDVPQLTVVENDVLTAPFTEKEVFDAVSQMETNKAPGPDGFPAEFYKKCWFIIKGDLLPLFNDLFAGQLHLFQLNFGTITLLPKKTEAVRIEQFRPICLLNVSFKIFTKVGTNRLSQIAHAVVQPNQTAFMPDRNILEGVVVLHETLHEIHTKKLDGTHKGLRQGDPMSPILFNIVVDMLAILIGRAKNAGQLSVYYHTYIPAIKDIHHPALRPYPSTFISSIAMTAASLLSLNKPHLQVQYKLSILDQAGNVAYGLPAEMGVFGYESGRGDCGSEHFIRREDLERREDLLKDDCVVFRCDVGSFTELETKCLAYDDDDDEYDLKTRLPSSLP; encoded by the exons ATGACTGATAGCGGGGCTGCAGAGGAGCCTGTGTTGTCCGATCATGCTATGGAGGTAGTGACGGCTCTTGCTTCTGCTCCGGTTCCTGAGGTTATGTCTGATGTGTCTGCGGAGATGATGGACATGGCTGAGTCTGATCGAGCGTCCAAGTGGGCGCGTAGGAAAGAAAAGATGCTTTGCTATCGTTGCGGAGATAAGGGTCACTTCATTGCCGAGTGTGTGGCGCGTTTATGTGATACCTGTGGTAAACTGGCTCATGAATCTGGGGATTGTCTGTTACTGCGCGATCAGGCACCTTCACTCAAGATGTATGGAGTATACTGTGCTGAGCTAACTTTTTTCGAGTCTCCGACTGAGCACGAGGTGCCTGACGAGTCTCCGAGTATGACCACGGGGATTGTCAAGGTTACCAGAGGGGAGGTGTCTGAGGCACAGATCGTGCAGAGGCTTCGAGAGCTGGCTCCTGGGGATTTCCAGTGGGACCTTGTCGGTCTTGCTGATAAGATGTTCAGGGTCGAGTGCCCGTCTGTGGAGGACCTGCAGCGGTTGCTGAGTTTTGGGATGTGTAAGGTGCCAGGTACTGAGGGTATCCTTGAGTTTCAGGAATGGAAGATTGTTGAGCCTCAGGGCATCCCGCTTACGCAAGCGTGGCTACGCTTTTCCGGGGCACCTTCCTCGCCGCTGCAGGATGCTCGGGTTGTGGCCAGTCTGGGCATTCTTTTGGGGAAGCCTGAGCGTGTGGACATGGCTTTCACCAGAGCTCATGGGATTGCACGGGTTCTGGTTAGTATTCTGAATGTGGAGTATGTGCCGGAAGTGGTTAAGTGGGCTTACCGAGGCAGGATTTATAATCTGGTTATTGAGTTTGAGGACGAGAGCCTGCTGTCTGCGCCGGCTCACGGGTCTGACGTTGATATGCATGAGGGTGATGGTGACGTGGGAGTTCAGGAACCGCCGGTTGAGGACTCTGGACGACAGCTGTCCATGGGGCCGGGGTCTGAGACCGCGACGACCGGGGATGGAGCTACCCAGCCCTCCTCGGTGCCTTCGAAGTCGTTGAGATTTGGATCCTTCGAACCTTTTTCTGCACCGCCGAGGTTGTGGAGCGACcgggtggagtctgaggaggccTTTGAGCTCGCTTTGCCTGCGTTGGATTTTATGGATGCTCTGGACCCGGGTTCTGGGGATCTCGGGGCTTCATCACTTATGGTCAGGGGGGCGGAGGAGGtgagtcggcaggtggccactccCTCTTCTGGTCAGCACGTGGTTCCCCCTCTGGAGATGCCGCAGCCTACCGGGCCCCGTGTGCAGGGAGGAGCTATAGGCCAGGCGGTCTCGGGCACTTTTTGTGTTGAGGACGGGGATGCGGGGCAGGTGGCTCCCGTGTCCTCTTCTACGCTGGGAGGAGGTCTGGGTCAGGAGGACTCGGATACTTCTTGTCCCGTTGCGATTTCTTCTCGGACGGTGTCGACTTCGCCCTCGGGAGTGGGCTCGGGGCAGGTGGCCTCGGGGCTCTCTCCTATGGTGGCGGCCTCTCCGGTGCAGGTTGGGGAGCCAGGACGGGAGGTCCTGGCTATGTCTCCACCACCATCGGTGATGCCCTCGTCTGGTGGGGCGCGCCAGGCGTCCCTTTCTCCTTCTGGCGCGACGGTGGGGAGGTCCATGCAGGTCGCTCGGACTGCGGGTTCGGGTGCGGCAGGAGGCCGTACCCCATCCGTGATCTCTCGGGAGGAGGTCATTGCGTTTGGCGGGATACAGGACCCCATGTCTGTGGGGCGCCGGGTGAGTGACCGTCTCCAGGCACACCCGGATGTGGATGACATCCAGCAACGGTGCGCTATGAGGGCGGCCAAGCTTCGTGATGTTGAAGTCACTACTGGTATGTCGGTCAATATTTCCAATTCCATTTTGCATTTTTCAAATGATGAGATTCTTGATAATGCAAATCAATTAGGAGTTTCTCTTGGTAGTAATGAAACTGAAATTACTAATTCGATTAATGATCTACTTGACCTAGAGGCTGAGCGGGCCTTAGAGATGATTCGCAATATTGCGGCTGTTAAACCCATGTGTGATTCGGAGGTTGATGCGCTTGGGGTCAGGGTGCTTGACAATTTTTGTGCGGATCTTTTGCCTTCTAGTTCTGAGGCGGGGGTAGAGGATGGCTCTACTGAGATTGGCTTGGCAAGCCCCTCTGACACTGGGCATGAGGACCAGTTGCAGAGTCAAGCTATTCCAAAGTGCAAGTGGAAACGGAAG TTGCCGTACCTGGTGGGGGGTGATTTTAATATTATTAGAAGGCGTGAGGATAAGAACAATGATAACTTTGACGGCAGATGGTCGTTCATGTTTAATACTATCATTGAGAGTTTGAACCTGAGAGAAATTGAGCTCTCGGGCAGAAAATTCACCTGGGCTAATGCGCTGCCAAATCCGACGTATGAGAAGTTGGACCGTGTGTTGGCTAGTGTCGATTGGGAACAGAAGTTTCCTCTAGTAACAGTTCAGGCCTTATCTCGTGGTATTTCCGACCAGACGCCGCTTTTTGTGGACTCTGGTCAACCCTCCCACGTGGGGAACAGGAATGTGTTCTCCTTTGAGATGGCTTGGTTTGAACGTGAAGGCTTCTTGGATCTTGTGGCTAGAGAGTGGGATAAAGATTCAGGAGGAAAGACTGCGCTTCAGCGATGGCAGAATAAGATCAGGCACTTGAGGAGTGTCCTGCGTGGATGGGCTAAGCATCTTAGCGGGATTTATAAGGTTGAAAAGGAAAGGCTTCTTTCCCTTATTCAGTCACTAGATGTAAAGGCAGAAACCACGCTGCTGCCAGTCGCGGAGCTTCAAGCCAAGCTGGACGCGGAATTGAGGCTGAAGGAACTTCTTAGGGAAGAAGAGTTGAAGTGGGCGTTGCGGGCCAAGGTCCGGAGAGTAGTTCAGGGGGACGCGAACACTGAATTTTTTCATATGATTGCTAATGGTAAGCATCGAAAGAAGAGGATCTTTCAGCTTGAGCAAGATGATGGTACAATTGTAGGACAGGAGAACCTAAAATTGTACATTACTGAATTCTATAAGCAGTTGTTTGGTCCTCCAGACAATAACTGTGTGTCTCTGGATGAGTCCAGGGTTGAGGATGTTCCTCAGCTCACAGTTGTGGAGAATGATGTTCTCACGGCTCCTTTTACCGAGAAAGAGGTATTTGATGCCGTCTCACAAATGGAAACGAACAAAGCGCCTGGCCCAGATGGATTTCCAGCGGAGTTCTATAAGAAATGCTGGTTTATCATTAAAGGAGATTTGTTGCCTTTGTTCAATGATCTGTTTGCTGGGCAGCTTCATCTTTTTCAGCTAAATTTTGGAACGATCACCCTTCTCCCTAAGAAAACAGAGGCTGTGAGAATTGAGCAATTCAGGCCAATCTGTCTTCTTAATGTTAgcttcaaaattttcaccaaggtCGGGACCAATAGGCTATCACAGATCGCGCATGCTGTTGTGCAGCCTAACCAAACGGCCTTCATGCCGGACAGGAACATTCTTGAGGGTGTTGTGGTCCtacatgaaacgctccatgaaatccaCACGAAAAAGCTGGATGGG ACACACAAAGGCCTGAGGCAAGGAGATCCAATGTCCCCTATTTTGTTCAACATTGTAGTCGATATGTTGGCCATTCTCATAGGCAGGGCAAAGAACGCCGGTCAG CTTTCCGTATACTACCATACATATATACCAGCAATCAAGGACATCCACCATCCTGCACTACGTCCGTACCCTTCAACCTTCATCAGCTCGATCGCCATGACGGCCGCGTCGTTGCTGTCGTTGAATAAGCCGCACCTGCAAGTCCAGTACAAGTTGAGCATCCTGGACCAGGCCGGCAACGTCGCGTACGGTCTCCCTGCCGAGATGGGTGTCTTCGGGTACGAGAGCGGACGCGGCGACTGTGGCTCCGAGCACTTCATCCGCAGGGAAGACCTAGAGAGGCGCGAGGACCTGCTCAAGGACGACTGTGTGGTGTTCCGCTGCGACGTCGGTAGCTTCACGGAGCTGGAGACCAAATGCCTCGCCTacgatgatgacgatgacgagTATGATTTGAAAACCAGGCTCCCCTCGTCGCTCCCATGA
- the LOC109742711 gene encoding uncharacterized protein, translating to MAKHHAGAVSTPRPRSSSGAKAAASIPAANRSSVGSSSSAPPARDLASLAKEAGKLLAYDYDDAASAAQQQPDPALPEDLAVADLPDPDDDAASSTTVVPDPPCDAVPAPARSALAQVAPPADATAAEGPTILTEMELVLAELRGARGLSARSRCLLTVLAEAAADELDPLRTRRAAFWRKLRVGVLAATVFSVAAIDVALAAALMGGPGGSGRHALPPT from the exons ATGGCCAAGCATCACGCCGGCGCCGTCAGCACCCCGCGCCCCCGCTCCTCCTCCGGCGCCAAGGCCGCCGCCAGCATCCCCGCCGCCAACCGCAGCTCCGTCGGCTCCTCCTCGTCCGCGCCCCCCGCCCGCGACCTCGCCTCCCTCGCCAAG GAGGCCGGCAAGCTCCTCGCCTACGACTACGACgacgccgcctccgccgcgcaGCAGCAGCCGGACCCCGCGCTGCCCGAGGACCTCGCCGTCGCCGACCTCCCCGACCCCGACGACgacgccgcctcctccaccaccgTCGTCCCCGACCCTCCCTGCGACGCGGTCCCCGCCCCCGCCCGCTCCGCCCTCGCCCAG GTCGCACCGCCCGCCGACGCCACCGCCGCCGAGGGCCCCACCATCCTCACGGAGATGGAGCTGGTCCTGGCGGAGCTGCGGGGTGCCCGGGGCCTGAGCGCGCGCTCGAGGTGCCTCCTGACCGTGCTCGCCGaggccgccgccgacgagctcgACCCCCTCCGCACGCGCCGCGCGGCCTTCTGGAGGAAGCTGCGCGTCGGGGTCCTCGCCGCGACGGTCTTCTCCGTGGCCGCCATCGACGTCGCCCTCGCCGCTGCGCTGATGGGCGGCCCCGGCGGCAGCGGCCGCCACGCGCTGCCCCCCACCTGA